In Prosthecochloris sp. GSB1, the following proteins share a genomic window:
- the aroQ gene encoding type II 3-dehydroquinate dehydratase, which translates to MDNVSILVMNGPNLSRLGKREPEIYGTRTLEDINREIADAFHGISFEFFQSEEEGELLEKLFHCEDNGAANGVVLNAGALTHYSIALRDAISAVGIPVVEVHLSNIYAREEFRRTSVISEVCAGVVSGFGPNSYQLGVRGLLGILGQA; encoded by the coding sequence ATGGATAACGTTTCGATTCTTGTCATGAACGGCCCGAACCTCTCGAGGCTCGGGAAGCGCGAACCGGAAATTTACGGTACGCGAACCCTGGAGGATATCAACCGCGAAATCGCCGATGCGTTCCACGGCATTTCCTTCGAGTTCTTCCAGTCGGAGGAAGAGGGTGAACTCCTGGAAAAGCTCTTTCATTGCGAGGACAACGGCGCCGCTAACGGCGTCGTGCTCAACGCTGGCGCTCTTACCCATTACTCGATAGCGCTCCGCGACGCCATCAGCGCGGTCGGCATCCCGGTCGTCGAGGTGCATTTGTCGAACATCTACGCCCGCGAGGAGTTCAGGCGGACATCGGTTATTTCCGAAGTGTGCGCGGGAGTCGTGAGCGGTTTCGGCCCGAACAGCTACCAGCTTGGAGTTAGAGGCCTGCTCGGTATCCTCGGCCAGGCATGA
- a CDS encoding outer membrane protein, whose protein sequence is MFFAGSPYAGLTVGLAYLNDSSIKGSKSGELEYDDGEAFSYAHGLDFGCVRLEGEIGYQKNDFRTYRPGDVAADGDLSILSLLANVYYYCTIEGSRVVPIVSAGLGVANVEYEDEIDDFEEDDLVLAFQVGAGLGFKVSSAVTINAMYRYFATADANFQEAENDIDLDISSHNILLGVKVDF, encoded by the coding sequence ATGTTTTTTGCCGGTTCTCCCTATGCCGGTCTCACGGTCGGGCTCGCGTATCTGAACGATTCCAGTATCAAGGGCTCGAAAAGCGGCGAACTCGAATACGACGACGGCGAGGCGTTCAGCTATGCGCATGGTCTTGATTTTGGCTGTGTGAGGCTGGAGGGGGAGATCGGATACCAGAAAAACGATTTCCGGACCTATCGGCCCGGCGACGTCGCCGCTGACGGCGATCTTTCCATTCTCTCTCTGCTCGCCAACGTCTACTACTATTGCACTATCGAGGGGAGTCGCGTCGTGCCCATCGTCAGCGCCGGTTTGGGCGTCGCCAACGTTGAATACGAAGACGAGATCGACGATTTCGAGGAAGACGACCTGGTGCTTGCCTTCCAGGTTGGAGCCGGTCTCGGTTTCAAGGTGTCTTCCGCGGTGACCATCAATGCCATGTACCGCTATTTCGCCACCGCGGACGCGAATTTTCAGGAGGCCGAAAACGATATAGATCTTGATATTTCGAGCCACAATATCCTGCTCGGCGTCAAGGTGGATTTCTGA
- a CDS encoding tetratricopeptide repeat protein, with protein sequence MADKQTLPAAMRTVIAIVSLLAAAQANSLIPLAYGAPGNASNPLIEKADAAFYAMDYRLADSLYTLSQDIHPGDPSVYWKLSRLYVSMGETILPEETEARRPYFEKAVEFAETCTEIDDTVPEGHTWLAASLGVLSDNAGPREKIKRANIIKNELERALQLNPRDDVALSILGSFHREIADIGWLEKVFAKTFLGSLPKGSREEAEKYLKKAIAYNPRVIRHYHELGKLYIDMDRYDEARSVLEQALTRPVLMKSDERRLRNIRLRLEELSEKTGS encoded by the coding sequence ATGGCAGACAAACAGACGCTACCGGCCGCAATGCGAACAGTTATCGCCATTGTTTCCCTGCTCGCGGCCGCTCAAGCAAACAGCCTTATCCCTTTAGCGTACGGCGCTCCCGGAAACGCATCGAACCCTCTCATAGAAAAAGCGGACGCGGCTTTCTACGCCATGGATTACCGCCTTGCCGACTCTCTCTACACCCTGTCGCAGGACATTCATCCCGGCGACCCTTCCGTTTACTGGAAACTCTCCCGCCTTTACGTGAGCATGGGTGAGACCATCCTTCCGGAAGAGACCGAAGCCCGTCGCCCGTATTTCGAGAAGGCCGTGGAATTCGCCGAAACCTGCACTGAAATAGACGACACCGTCCCCGAAGGACACACCTGGCTTGCGGCCTCGCTCGGCGTGCTATCCGACAATGCGGGACCGAGAGAAAAAATCAAGCGCGCGAACATCATAAAAAACGAGCTGGAACGGGCGCTGCAACTCAATCCCCGGGACGATGTCGCGTTGTCCATACTCGGCTCGTTCCATCGTGAAATCGCCGACATCGGGTGGCTGGAAAAGGTTTTCGCCAAGACTTTCCTGGGCTCCCTGCCAAAAGGAAGCCGGGAGGAAGCCGAAAAATACCTCAAGAAGGCGATCGCCTACAACCCCAGGGTTATCAGGCATTACCATGAACTGGGAAAACTCTATATCGATATGGATCGCTACGACGAGGCCCGGTCGGTGCTGGAACAAGCGCTCACCAGGCCGGTGCTCATGAAAAGCGACGAACGCCGTCTCAGAAACATACGGCTCCGCCTGGAGGAACTTTCGGAAAAAACCGGAAGTTGA
- a CDS encoding DoxX family membrane protein: MTNFEWTRDFLKKHPLKTVGITLFLAGRYVFAAFFLYGFWHKLVKGWLWTDLMHVYFTQRLGELAPGSFQALYLEQFAIPLALPIAWIVTIGELIIGVCLVLGLTVRANAAFALFLVLNFAAGGYYNLTLPPFMLFSILMMLLPSGHWLGLDRKLHEQYPDSPWFR, translated from the coding sequence ATGACAAATTTCGAGTGGACCCGGGATTTCCTGAAAAAACACCCCCTCAAGACAGTAGGCATAACGCTGTTCCTGGCCGGTCGCTACGTCTTCGCGGCCTTCTTTCTGTACGGCTTCTGGCACAAGCTGGTGAAAGGCTGGCTCTGGACCGATCTCATGCACGTGTATTTCACTCAACGGCTCGGCGAACTTGCTCCAGGCTCCTTTCAGGCTCTCTATCTGGAGCAGTTCGCCATCCCGCTCGCCCTGCCGATCGCCTGGATAGTCACAATAGGCGAACTGATCATCGGCGTCTGTCTCGTTCTCGGACTCACCGTCAGAGCCAACGCCGCCTTCGCGCTTTTCCTCGTCCTGAATTTCGCGGCCGGAGGATACTACAACCTGACGTTGCCGCCGTTCATGCTGTTCTCGATACTCATGATGCTGCTTCCGTCCGGGCACTGGCTCGGCCTCGACAGGAAACTGCACGAACAATATCCGGACTCGCCCTGGTTCCGCTGA
- the priA gene encoding replication restart helicase PriA, with protein sequence MHALIYAENYLRDEPIPVTVPAQLEETIRTGCQVLFSPASSKRRSVTAYVVGIVSKEALPAVPEGRITDVLNAGRPVLTDVTLQLALWIADYYMSSPVEALAAMLPAPLKSTVNDIVEARDFQLMAGGARKVKSTELRKNILAVLREKKKISVRQLEKRLGSKNLYGTLEELERGGLITLKKQFRTTAPRTRTAYSIRRPCNEELAASLAKSPRQAETVKKLAGLNVSWFFPEQTDASRAVLGELVRKGILEKILVETESGFSSGYVEPPKTIERLSRHQREALERMTSAFTEGSFSTLLLHGVTGSGKTIVYIEFLKEVLAAGRNAIVMVPEISLTPQTASRFRHHFGDEIQILHSAMSNQEKYDAWQKLRKGRARIALGPRSTVFAPLENVGAIIVDEEHDNAYKQDRTPRYHGRDTAVMRAKLERAVCVLGSATPSFESFHNAKTGKYELISLPERVDNARMPVIKLVPMRENRRITPSLSEVLHDQIRLRMERNEQVILLQNRRGFARSLLCLDCGHIPVCRHCNIPLVYHASAKHLRCHYCGHAQAFDETCEACSSPRLLYKSGGTERIEEELQRLFPSERILRMDVDTTSIKGAHAMILNEFHEKRARILLGTQMVAKGLDFPDVTLVGVLMADIGLNLPDFRAGERLFSLLTQVAGRAGRSSTPGEVYLQAYDTDNEVFRFLLHGSYERFFSRDTAVRRELLYPPYARLVSVECSSPDEAAAAEAADDFAGALAPLVSRDSCLMLGPSPACLARIKGRFRYRLLLKLPGKKISSSHLRSLQYSLMKKYRKNDLSVVIDVDPLSML encoded by the coding sequence TCCCGTCCTGACGGATGTCACCCTCCAACTGGCCCTCTGGATAGCGGATTACTACATGTCGAGCCCCGTGGAAGCTCTCGCCGCCATGCTGCCTGCGCCGCTCAAGAGCACGGTGAACGACATCGTCGAAGCCCGGGACTTCCAGCTCATGGCGGGAGGAGCGAGAAAAGTCAAAAGCACCGAACTCAGGAAAAACATTCTTGCCGTCCTGCGTGAGAAAAAGAAAATCTCCGTTCGACAACTTGAAAAGCGCCTGGGCAGCAAAAACCTCTACGGAACGCTGGAAGAGCTGGAACGAGGCGGCCTGATCACCCTCAAAAAACAGTTCCGGACCACCGCCCCCCGGACCAGAACCGCCTACAGCATCAGGCGGCCCTGTAACGAGGAACTCGCGGCAAGCCTCGCAAAGTCGCCTCGACAGGCAGAAACCGTGAAAAAGCTGGCCGGGCTGAACGTATCGTGGTTTTTTCCCGAGCAGACAGATGCGTCGAGAGCCGTTCTGGGCGAACTCGTCAGGAAAGGAATCCTCGAAAAGATCCTCGTTGAAACCGAAAGCGGCTTTTCGTCAGGTTACGTCGAACCGCCCAAAACCATCGAGCGGCTTTCGCGGCACCAGCGCGAGGCACTCGAACGGATGACCTCGGCATTCACGGAAGGCTCGTTCTCCACCTTGCTGCTTCACGGAGTCACCGGGAGCGGCAAGACCATCGTCTACATAGAGTTTCTCAAGGAAGTGCTCGCGGCCGGCAGAAACGCCATCGTGATGGTGCCCGAGATATCGCTGACGCCGCAGACCGCATCACGTTTCCGCCATCATTTCGGCGACGAAATCCAGATCCTGCACAGCGCCATGAGCAACCAGGAGAAATACGACGCCTGGCAGAAACTCAGAAAAGGACGTGCGAGAATAGCGCTCGGACCGCGCTCGACCGTGTTCGCTCCCCTGGAAAACGTCGGGGCCATCATCGTCGACGAGGAGCACGACAACGCATATAAACAGGATCGCACGCCCCGTTACCACGGCCGCGACACGGCCGTCATGCGCGCGAAACTTGAACGAGCGGTCTGCGTGCTGGGATCGGCGACCCCCTCGTTCGAATCCTTCCACAATGCGAAAACCGGCAAATACGAACTGATTTCCCTGCCTGAGCGGGTCGATAACGCCCGAATGCCCGTCATAAAGCTCGTGCCGATGCGCGAAAACCGGAGAATAACCCCGTCGCTGTCCGAAGTCCTTCACGATCAGATCCGGTTGCGCATGGAAAGGAACGAGCAGGTCATCCTGCTGCAGAACAGAAGAGGTTTCGCGCGAAGCCTGCTCTGCCTGGACTGCGGCCACATTCCGGTATGCCGCCACTGCAACATTCCGCTCGTCTACCACGCTTCGGCAAAACACCTGCGCTGCCATTACTGCGGCCATGCCCAGGCTTTCGACGAAACATGCGAAGCGTGTTCATCGCCTCGCCTGCTCTACAAAAGCGGCGGCACGGAACGGATCGAAGAGGAACTCCAGCGGCTCTTCCCTTCAGAAAGGATTCTACGCATGGATGTCGACACCACAAGCATCAAGGGCGCGCATGCCATGATACTCAACGAGTTCCACGAAAAGAGAGCGAGAATACTGCTCGGCACGCAGATGGTCGCCAAGGGACTCGACTTTCCGGATGTCACGCTCGTGGGCGTCCTGATGGCCGATATAGGCCTCAACCTTCCGGACTTCCGGGCGGGCGAAAGGCTGTTTTCGCTTCTGACGCAGGTCGCCGGGCGGGCGGGACGCTCCAGCACACCCGGCGAGGTCTATCTCCAGGCTTACGACACGGACAACGAGGTCTTCCGTTTCCTCCTCCACGGCAGTTACGAGCGCTTCTTCTCCCGCGACACGGCAGTTCGCAGGGAACTCCTCTATCCCCCCTACGCTCGCCTTGTGTCCGTCGAATGCTCATCCCCCGATGAAGCCGCCGCCGCGGAAGCGGCTGACGATTTCGCCGGAGCCCTGGCTCCTCTCGTTTCCCGCGACTCCTGTCTCATGCTTGGTCCGTCTCCGGCCTGCCTGGCGAGAATCAAGGGGCGCTTCCGCTACCGCCTCCTCCTGAAGCTGCCCGGAAAAAAGATCTCTTCCAGCCACCTCAGAAGCTTGCAGTATTCGCTGATGAAAAAATATCGAAAGAACGACCTTTCGGTCGTCATAGACGTCGATCCGCTGAGTATGCTTTGA